A region of the Denitrificimonas caeni genome:
CCTTCATTCACCGAGATTACCGCACCATAAGGGAGCTTATAACGCTCGCGCTCACGACCAAACTCATCAGCAATGGCTAGCTCACCAGAGCGCGACACAGCAACAATATTGCCATCGGCACGGCTCACGTGCTTCAAGTTAATTAAGCGAACTGAACCGCCGTTTTTAACTTGTACGCTGTCAGCGGCTGACGTACGACTCGCCGCACCACCAATGTGGAACGTACGCATCGTCAACTGTGTACCAGGCTCACCAATGGATTGAGCAGCAATAACACCAACTGCTTCACCCTGGTTAACCTCATGGCCACGGGCCAAGTCACGACCATAGCACTTAGCGCAAATACCATGACGGGTTTCACAGGTAATTGGTGAGCGAACCACGACCTCATCAATACTGTTGTTTTCAATAAACTCAACCCAGCGCTCATCCACCAATGTATCAATTGGGATCAGAACTTCGTCGCTGCCTGGCTTCAATACGTCTTGTGCAATCACACGACCTAGCACGCGATCACCAAGCGGATCTACAACGTCACCACCCTCAATGTGTGGCGTCATTACTAGACCTTCATCAGTACCACAGTCAACCTCAGTCACAACCAAGTCTTGCGCAACGTCAACTAGACGACGGGTTAGATAACCGGAGTTAGCAGTTTTCAACGCGGTATCCGCCAGACCTTTACGCGCACCGTGAGTCGAAATAAAGTACTGCAGTACGTTTAGACCTTCACGGAAGTTTGCGGTAATCGGTGTTTCGATAATCGAACCATCCGGCTTAGCCATCAGACCACGCATACCCGCCAACTGACGAATCTGCGCTGCCGAGCCTCGCGCTCCTGAGTCAGCCATCATGTACATGGAGTTGAACGACTCTTGGCTCACGGTATTGCCGTCACGGTCCACTACGGACTCGGTAGACAGGTTAGTCATCATCGCTTTCGATACTTCATCGTTAGCTTTTGACCACAAGTCGATCACTTTGTTGTATTTCTCACCCTGAGTTACCAGACCTGAGGCGTACTGCTTTTCAATCTCTTTAACTTCTTCAATCGCTGTATCAATGATTTGCGTCTTTTCATCTGGAATTACAAAGTCATTCACACCGATGGAAACACCGGAAATTGTTGAGAAAGCAAAACCGCTATACATCAACTGGTCAGCAAAAATCACCGTCTCTTTCAAGCCAACTACGCGGTAGCACTGGTTGATCAAGTTAGAAATAGCTTTTTTCTTCATCGGCTGGTTAACCAGCGAATAAGGCAAACCAACAGGCACAATCTGGAACAACAAGGCGCGGCCAACAGTAGTGTCGACAATGCTCGTGTTGTGCGTAGAAGTACCGTCTGCACTGTTAATTGTTTCGGTGATTCTCACCTTAACTTTAGCGTGCAAGTCTGCTTCACCAGAACGGTAAACACGGTCAACTTCTTGCAAGTCAGCAAAAATGCGACCTTCACCTTTGGCGTTAACCGCCTCACGGGTCATATAGTACAAACCAAGAACAACGTCTTGTGACGGTACAATGATTGGCTCACCGTTGGCAGGCGACAAAATGTTGTTGGTTGACATCATCAAAGCACGGGACTCAAGCTGTGCTTCAATCGTCAGGGGTACGTGTACCGCCATTTGGTCACCGTCAAAGTCAGCGTTATACGCTGCACAAACTAACGGGTGCAATTGGATCGCCTTACCTTCAATCAGGACTGGCTCAAACGCCTGGATACCTAAACGGTGCAAGGTTGGTGCACGGTTCAACAATACCGGGTGTTCGCGAATCACATCGGCTAACACGTCCCAAACTTCTGGCAACTCGCGCTCAACCATTTTCTTGGCCGCTTTGATGGTGGTCGCTAAACCACGCTGCTCAAGCTTACCGAAAATGAACGGCTTAAATAATTCCAGCGCCATTTTCTTTGGCAGGCCACACTGGTGTAGACGCAGGGTTGGACCTACCACGATCACTGAACGACCAGAGTAGTCAACACGCTTACCAAGCAAGTTCTGACGGAAACGACCTTGCTTACCTTTGATCATATCGGCCAAAGATTTCAATGGGCGCTTATTGCTACCGGTAATCGCACGGCCACGACGGCCGTTATCTAACAGCGCATCAACCGACTCTTGCAGCATGCGCTTTTCGTTGCGCACGATAATATCAGGCGCAGATAAATCCAACAGGCGACGCAAGCGGTTGTTACGGTTGATTACACGGCGGTATAAGTCGTTTAGGTCAGAGGTAGCAAAGCGGCCACCATCCAGCGGTACCAACGGACGTAAATCTGGTGGTAATACTGGCAGTACGCTTAATACCATCCACTCAGGCTTGTTGCCTGAGCCGTGGAAGGCTTCCATCAACTTTAAACGCTTAGACAGTTTTTTAATTTTAGTTTCTGAGTTGGTTTGCGGAATCTCTTCACGCAAGGAATTGATCTCAAACTCTAAATCAATTTCCATCAGCAATTCGCGGACTGCTTCAGCACCCATACGGGCATCAAAGTCGTCACCAAACTCTTCTAAGGCTTCAAAATACTGCTCATCGTTGAGCAACTGGCCTTTTTCCAGGGTGGTCATACCTGGGTTGATCACCACATAGCTTTCAAAATACAACACGCGCTCAATATCGCGCAGGGTCATATCCAGCAGCAAACCAATACGGCTTGGCAGTGATTTCAAGAACCAAATATGTGCACAAGGCGATGCCAAGTCAATGTGGGCCATACGCTCACGACGTACTTTAGACAGCGCAACTTCAACGCCGCACTTTTCACAAATCACACCACGGTGCTTGAGACGCTTGTACTTACCGCATAAGCACTCATAGTCTTTGACCGGACCAAAAATCTTGGCACAGAATAAACCGTCACGCTCTGGTTTAAATGTGCGGTAGTTAATGGTCTCTGGCTTTTTAACTTCACCAAAGGACCATGAACGAATCATTTCCGGAGAGGCGAGCGATATTTTAATCGCATCAAACTCTTCAACCTGACTCTGGTTTTTTAACAAATTGAGTAAATCTTTCAAGGCCTTTCCTCCTGACGGAGCGGGGAGCGGGTATCTCTACACCGCTCCTAATACGCACGCGTGTTAAACGGTTTCCAGTTCGATATCGATACCGAGCGAACGAATCTCTTTGATCAATACGTTGAAGGACTCTGGCATGCCAGGCTCCATACGGTGATCTCCGTCTACAATGTTTTTATACATTTTAGTCCGGCCGTTCACGTCATCCGATTTCACGGTCAACATTTCTTGCAGAGTATATGCAGCACCATATGCTTCCAGCGCCCACACCTCCATCTCACCAAAGCGCTGTCCACCGAACTGTGCTTTACCGCCTAGAGGCTGCTGAGTAACAAGACTGTATGAACCCGTAGAACGCGCATGCATCTTGTCGTCAACCAAGTGGTTCAACTTCAGGATATACATGTAACCAACCGTCACAGGACGATCAAATGCGTTACCGGTACGGCCGTCATACAGTGTCATCTGGCCACTTTCTGGTAGATCAGCAAGCTTAAGCATTGCTTTAATTTCTGGTTCTTCAGCACCGTCAAACACAGGGGTAGCCATCGGCACACCGCCACGCAAGTTATTTGCCAGCTCGAGAATTTCTTCATCATTGAGACTATCAAGATCAACGCGGTCTTCATCAGCACCACCAATCTCGTTATAAATCTTATGTAAAAACTCGCGCAGTTCAGTGACTTTGCGTTGCTCTTCTAGCATCAGGTTGATCTTTTCACCCAAGCCTTTGGCAGCTAAGCCTAAGTGGGTTTCAAGAATTTGGCCGACGTTCATTCGCGACGGAACACCAAGCGGGTTCAAAACGATATCAACCGGCACACCATCAGCATCATGCGGCATGTCTTCGACAGGCATAATAACCGATACCACACCTTTGTTACCGTGACGTCCAGCCATTTTATCCCCAGGCTGAATGCGACGCTTGATTGCCAAGTAAACTTTAACGATCTTCTGTACGCCAGGCGCTAAGTCATCGCCCTGCTGCAGCTTACGTTTTTTGTCTTCAAACTTTTCATCCAACAGTTTGCGACGGTCCGACAGATATGCTTGTGCTTTTTCCAGCTGCTCATTGAGCGCATCTTCTGCCATGCGTAATTTGAACCATTGACCGTGCTCGATGCCATCAAGAATTGCATCCGTCAGCTCAGTGCCTTTCTTAACGCCAGCACCGCCTTCTGCTTTAGCACCCACCAAGTGGGCACGTAAACGCTCAAAGGTTGCACCTTCAACGATGCGGAACTCTTCGTTGAGATCTTTGCGGATTTCGTCAAGTTGCGACTTCTCAATCGATAACGCACGGCTATCACGCTCAACACCATCACGAGTAAAGACCTGCACATCAATAATAGTACCTTTGGTACCAGTAGGAACGCGCAGTGAAGTATCTTTAACGTCAGAAGCTTTCTCACCGAAAATAGCGCGCAAGAGTTTCTCTTCTGGCGTCAGCTGAGTTTCGCCTTTTGGCGTCACTTTACCGACCAGAATATCACCTGCCTCTACTTCAGCACCCACATAGACAATACCGGCTTCATCCAGCTTGTTCAGTGCCGCTTCGCCCACGTTAGGAATATCCGAAGTAATTTCTTCTGGGCCTAACTTGGTGTCACGGGAAACACAGGTCAATTCCTGAATATGAATGGTGGTGTAACGGTCTTCTTCGGCCACTCGCTCTGAGAGCAAGATGGAGTCTTCGAAGTTGTAACCGTTCCATGGCATAAATGCCACGCGCATATTCTGACCTAGCGCCAACTCACCCATGTCGGTGGATGGGCCATCAGCCATAATGTCGCCACGGGAAACACGCTCACCTTTGCGCACTAATGGACGCTGGTTAATACAGGTGTTCTGGTTAGAGCGGGTATATTTAGTCAGGTTGTAAATATCTACACCTGCCTCACCTGCTTCAATTTCATCATCATTGGCGCGTACAACAATACGACTGGCATCAACCGACTCAATCACACCACCACGACGGGCAACTTCACACACGCCTGAGTCACGGGCAACGTTGCGCTCCATACCAGTACCCACTAGCGGCTTATCCGCACGCAGGGTTGGTACAGCTTGACGCTGCATGTTCGAGCCCATCAATGCACGGTTAGCATCATCATGCTCAAGGAACGGAATCAAGGACGCAGCAACCGAAACAACCTGCTTCGGCGACACATCCATCAACGTTACTTCATTGGGTGCTTTAACTGTGGTTTCGTTGACGTGGCGAACAGTTACCAGCTCTTCAATCAACTCGTTGTTTTCGTTCATCAAAGCTGAAGCCTGAGCGACAACGTGATCAGCCTCTTCAATCGCTGACAAGAATACAATCTCATCAGTGACCTTGCCTTCATTGACAATGCGGTATGGTGTCTCAAGGAAGCCATAGCTATTGGTACGCGCATAAGTGGCCAGCGAATTAATTAAACCAATGTTCGGGCCTTCTGGTGTTTCCACCGGGCAAACACGACCATAATGAGTCGGGTGTACGTCACGCACTTCAAAACCAGCACGCTCACGGGTCAAGCCGCCTGGTCCAAGCGCGGAGACACGACGCTTATGCGTCACTTCAGAGAGCGGGTTGTTCTGGTCCATAAACTGCGACAGCTGGCTAGAGCCAAAGAACTCTTTAACAGCGGCAGCTACGGGCTTAGCGTTAATCAAGTCTTGGGGCATCAAACCTTCGCTTTCAGCCATGGATAAGCGCTCTTTAACCGCACGCTCAACACGAACTAAACCAACACGGAACTGGTTTTCAGCCATTTCACCAACGCAACGCACACGACGGTTACCGAGGTGGTCAATATCATCGACAATGCCGTGACCGTTACGAATCGCAACGATGGTTTTCAGCACATCAACAATATCTTCTTTGCTGAGTACGCCTTCACCCAAAATTTCTGTGCGACCAATACGGCGGTTAAACTTCATCCGACCAACAGCTGACAAGTCATAACGCTCAGAAGTAAAGAATAAGTTTTTAAACAGGTTCTCTGCGGCGTCTTTAGTTGGCGGCTCGCCAGGACGCATCATACGATAGATTTCCACCAGCGCTTCGAGCTGATTGGTGGTGCCATCAATTTTCAGGGTATCTGAAATAAATGGACCACAGTCAATATCGTTGGTGTACAAGGCTTCAATTTGTACCACTTGCGCATCTACGACAGTCTGCAGCATTTCCGCAGTCAGCTCAGTATTGCACTCAACTAAGATCTCACCAGTTGCAGGGTGCACGATCGGTTTAGCAGTGGTAACCCCAATGATGTACTCATTAGGAACAATTAATTTAGTGATGCCAGCTTTTTCTAACTGGTTAATATGTCTTGAGGTAATACGGCGCCCTTCTTCAACGATAACTTTGTCTTTATCGTCTTTAATGTCGAAGGTGGCAATCTCACCACGTAAACGTTGCGGTACCAACTCAAGGCTGACTTCATCCGCAGATACGTGGAACACGTTAGTCGCGTAGAAAGCGGCAAGGATCTCTTCCGTGGTATAACCCAGCGCGCGTAACAATACCGATGCAGGTAGTTTACGGCGGCGGTCAATACGCACGAACACGCAGTCTTTCGGGTCGAACTCAAAATCGAGCCATGATCCACGGTAAGGAATAATACGTGCAGAATAAAGCAGCTTGCCTGAGCTGTGCGTTTTGCCACGGTCGTGGTCAAAGAACACCCCAGGAGAGCGGTGCAACTGCGAAACAATAACGCGCTCGGTACCATTAATTACAAAAGTACCGTTTTCAGTCATCAGAGGAATTTCACCCATGTAGACTTCTTGTTCTTTAATATCTTTAATCGCTTTACTTGATGATTCACGATCAAAAATAATTAAGCGTACTTTTACGCGCAACGGAACCGCGTAGGTTACGCCACGTAAAGAACATTCTTTGACATCAAAAGCGGGCTCGCCGAGGCGATACCCTACGTACTCAAGCGCTGCGTTGCCTGAGTAACTGATAATCGGAAATACCGATTTAAAGGCTGCGTGCAGGCCAATATCACGGAACTGCTCCTTGCTCACGCCAGTCTGCAGAAATTCACGGTAAGAATCTAATTGGATTGCCAGCAAATACGGCACATCCATAACATCCTGCAGCTTGCTAAAGTCCTTGCGGATACGTTTTTTCTCAGTATATGAGTAAGCCATCAGCGTTCCCCAGCTTGGTAACCTGCCTGTTGGATACTTCCGGCGGAAATATCCAGTAAATCGTGCAAACATTTATTTTTCAGTTTGCTCATGAGTTCTGCTTAAGCATCCACTCAGAAGAGCTATAACAGAAAAAGGCCGGTGACATTAGCCACCAGCCATCAGCCCTTTGCACAGGCTGTTATGCAACATCGATCTTATTTAAGCTCGACTTTAGCACCTGCTTCTTCCAGCGTTTTAACGGCTGCTTCAGCTTCATCTTTCGATACATCTTCTTTAACAACGCCTGGCGCGCCATCAACAACTGCTTTCGCTTCTTTCAGACCTAAGCCTGTGATTTCACGAACTGCTTTAATTACGCCAACTTTTTTCTCGCCAGCTTCTAACAGCATAATGGTGAATTC
Encoded here:
- the rpoC gene encoding DNA-directed RNA polymerase subunit beta'; translated protein: MKDLLNLLKNQSQVEEFDAIKISLASPEMIRSWSFGEVKKPETINYRTFKPERDGLFCAKIFGPVKDYECLCGKYKRLKHRGVICEKCGVEVALSKVRRERMAHIDLASPCAHIWFLKSLPSRIGLLLDMTLRDIERVLYFESYVVINPGMTTLEKGQLLNDEQYFEALEEFGDDFDARMGAEAVRELLMEIDLEFEINSLREEIPQTNSETKIKKLSKRLKLMEAFHGSGNKPEWMVLSVLPVLPPDLRPLVPLDGGRFATSDLNDLYRRVINRNNRLRRLLDLSAPDIIVRNEKRMLQESVDALLDNGRRGRAITGSNKRPLKSLADMIKGKQGRFRQNLLGKRVDYSGRSVIVVGPTLRLHQCGLPKKMALELFKPFIFGKLEQRGLATTIKAAKKMVERELPEVWDVLADVIREHPVLLNRAPTLHRLGIQAFEPVLIEGKAIQLHPLVCAAYNADFDGDQMAVHVPLTIEAQLESRALMMSTNNILSPANGEPIIVPSQDVVLGLYYMTREAVNAKGEGRIFADLQEVDRVYRSGEADLHAKVKVRITETINSADGTSTHNTSIVDTTVGRALLFQIVPVGLPYSLVNQPMKKKAISNLINQCYRVVGLKETVIFADQLMYSGFAFSTISGVSIGVNDFVIPDEKTQIIDTAIEEVKEIEKQYASGLVTQGEKYNKVIDLWSKANDEVSKAMMTNLSTESVVDRDGNTVSQESFNSMYMMADSGARGSAAQIRQLAGMRGLMAKPDGSIIETPITANFREGLNVLQYFISTHGARKGLADTALKTANSGYLTRRLVDVAQDLVVTEVDCGTDEGLVMTPHIEGGDVVDPLGDRVLGRVIAQDVLKPGSDEVLIPIDTLVDERWVEFIENNSIDEVVVRSPITCETRHGICAKCYGRDLARGHEVNQGEAVGVIAAQSIGEPGTQLTMRTFHIGGAASRTSAADSVQVKNGGSVRLINLKHVSRADGNIVAVSRSGELAIADEFGRERERYKLPYGAVISVNEGDVVAAGAIVAKWDPHTHPIVTETTGVVQFVGMEAGITIKRQTDELTGLSNIEVIDPQERPAAGKDIRPAIKLVDDNGEDLFLPGTDVVAQYFLPPHALVNLSDGARINIGDVVARIPQETSKTRDITGGLPRVADLFEARRPKEASILAEVSGTISFGKETKGKRRLVITPTDGSEPYEELIHKWRHLNVFEGEQVNRGEVISDGPSNPHDILRLLGVSALARYIVTEIQDVYRLQGVKINDKHIETILRQMLRKVEITESGDSSLIKGDQAEYNNVLEENEALVSKDRFPAKFERVLLGITKASLSTESFISAASFQETTRVLTEAAVTGKRDFLRGLKENVVVGRLIPAGTGLAYHAERKRKRAIESPQGVSASDVEAALSEALNLKQ
- the rplL gene encoding 50S ribosomal protein L7/L12 gives rise to the protein MALTNEDILNAVSEMSVMQIVELITAMEEKFGVTAAAAAGPAAGPAAAAAEEQTEFTIMLLEAGEKKVGVIKAVREITGLGLKEAKAVVDGAPGVVKEDVSKDEAEAAVKTLEEAGAKVELK
- the rpoB gene encoding DNA-directed RNA polymerase subunit beta, with the protein product MAYSYTEKKRIRKDFSKLQDVMDVPYLLAIQLDSYREFLQTGVSKEQFRDIGLHAAFKSVFPIISYSGNAALEYVGYRLGEPAFDVKECSLRGVTYAVPLRVKVRLIIFDRESSSKAIKDIKEQEVYMGEIPLMTENGTFVINGTERVIVSQLHRSPGVFFDHDRGKTHSSGKLLYSARIIPYRGSWLDFEFDPKDCVFVRIDRRRKLPASVLLRALGYTTEEILAAFYATNVFHVSADEVSLELVPQRLRGEIATFDIKDDKDKVIVEEGRRITSRHINQLEKAGITKLIVPNEYIIGVTTAKPIVHPATGEILVECNTELTAEMLQTVVDAQVVQIEALYTNDIDCGPFISDTLKIDGTTNQLEALVEIYRMMRPGEPPTKDAAENLFKNLFFTSERYDLSAVGRMKFNRRIGRTEILGEGVLSKEDIVDVLKTIVAIRNGHGIVDDIDHLGNRRVRCVGEMAENQFRVGLVRVERAVKERLSMAESEGLMPQDLINAKPVAAAVKEFFGSSQLSQFMDQNNPLSEVTHKRRVSALGPGGLTRERAGFEVRDVHPTHYGRVCPVETPEGPNIGLINSLATYARTNSYGFLETPYRIVNEGKVTDEIVFLSAIEEADHVVAQASALMNENNELIEELVTVRHVNETTVKAPNEVTLMDVSPKQVVSVAASLIPFLEHDDANRALMGSNMQRQAVPTLRADKPLVGTGMERNVARDSGVCEVARRGGVIESVDASRIVVRANDDEIEAGEAGVDIYNLTKYTRSNQNTCINQRPLVRKGERVSRGDIMADGPSTDMGELALGQNMRVAFMPWNGYNFEDSILLSERVAEEDRYTTIHIQELTCVSRDTKLGPEEITSDIPNVGEAALNKLDEAGIVYVGAEVEAGDILVGKVTPKGETQLTPEEKLLRAIFGEKASDVKDTSLRVPTGTKGTIIDVQVFTRDGVERDSRALSIEKSQLDEIRKDLNEEFRIVEGATFERLRAHLVGAKAEGGAGVKKGTELTDAILDGIEHGQWFKLRMAEDALNEQLEKAQAYLSDRRKLLDEKFEDKKRKLQQGDDLAPGVQKIVKVYLAIKRRIQPGDKMAGRHGNKGVVSVIMPVEDMPHDADGVPVDIVLNPLGVPSRMNVGQILETHLGLAAKGLGEKINLMLEEQRKVTELREFLHKIYNEIGGADEDRVDLDSLNDEEILELANNLRGGVPMATPVFDGAEEPEIKAMLKLADLPESGQMTLYDGRTGNAFDRPVTVGYMYILKLNHLVDDKMHARSTGSYSLVTQQPLGGKAQFGGQRFGEMEVWALEAYGAAYTLQEMLTVKSDDVNGRTKMYKNIVDGDHRMEPGMPESFNVLIKEIRSLGIDIELETV